From Ailuropoda melanoleuca isolate Jingjing chromosome 8, ASM200744v2, whole genome shotgun sequence, a single genomic window includes:
- the LOC100482075 gene encoding olfactory receptor 10A6, producing the protein MKRQNQSSVVEFILLGFSNFPELQQQLFGVFLVVYLVTLLGNAIIIVIISLEQSLHVPMYLFLQNLSVVEVSFSAAIMPEMLVVLSTQKTSISFIRCFAQMYFILFFGGTECFLLGAMAYDRFAAICHPLSYSMIMNKRVFMKLLMMSWALGFMLGTVQTTWVFSFPFCGPNEINHISCETPAVLELACADTFLFEIYAFTGTILIIIVPFVLILLSYIRILFAILKIPSATGRQKAFSTCASHLTSVTLFYGTASMTYLQPKSGYSPETKKLMSLSYSLLTPLLNPLIYSLRNSEMKRALVKLWRRQVNSLPF; encoded by the coding sequence atgaaaaggcaaaatcaAAGCTCTGTGGTTGAATTCATCCTCTTGGGCTTTTCTAACTTTCCTGAACTCCAGCAGCAgctctttggggttttcttgGTCGTCTATCTGGTAACCCTGTTGGGAAATGCCATCATTATAGTCATCATCTCCTTGGAACAGAGCCTCCATGTTCCCATGTACCTGTTTCTGCAGAACTTGTCTGTGGTGGAGGTGAGTTTCAGTGCAGCCATTATGCCTGAAATGCTGGTGGTCCTCTCTACCCAGAAAACGTCAATTTCATTTATAAGGTGTTTTGCACAGAtgtatttcatccttttttttggTGGCACTGAATGTTTTCTCCTGGGGGCAATGGCTTATGACCGATTTGCTGCTATCTGTCACCCTCTGAGCTACTCAATGATTATGAACAAAAGGGTTTTCATGAAATTGCTTATGATGTCATGGGCCTTAGGCTTCATGTTAGGTACAGTACAGACCACATGggttttcagttttcccttctgtggCCCCAATGAGATCAATCATATCTCTTGTGAAACCCCAGCAGTGCTAGAACTTGCATGTGCAGATACCTTTCTGTTTGAAATCTATGCATTCACTGGCACCATTTTGATTATCATAGTTCCTTTCGTGTTGATTCTCTTGTCTTACATCCGGATTCTCTTTGCCATCCTGAAGATTCCATCAGCCACTGGGAGGCAAAAGGCCTTTTCCACCTGTGCCTCCCATCTCACGTCTGTCACCCTCTTCTATGGCACGGCCAGTATGACTTATTTACAACCCAAATCTGGCTACTCCCCAGAAACCAAGAAGCTGATGTCATTGTCCTACTCACTTCTCACACCCCTGCTGAATCCACTGATTTACAGCTTGAGAAACAGTGAGATGAAAAGAGCTTTGGTGAAACTGTGGCGAAGACAAGTGAATTCACTCCCATTCTAA
- the LOC100481823 gene encoding olfactory receptor 10A3, which yields MKRQNQSSVVEFILLGFSNFPELQQQLFGVFLVVYLVTLLGNAIIIVIISLEQSLHVPMYLFLQNLSVVDMSFSAAIMPEMLVVLSTEKMSITFAGCFAQMYFLLLFGCTECSLLGVMAYDRFAAICHPLSYPMLMNKRVFMKLVMFSWVSGIMVATVQTTWVFSFPFCGPNEINHLFCETPPVLELACADTFLFEIYAFTGTILIVMVPFVLILLSYIRILFAILKMPSATGRQKAFSTCASHLTSVTLFYGTASMTYLQPKSGYSPETKKAMSLAYTSLTPLLNPLIYSLRNSEMKRALMKLWQRQVDSHPFWLY from the coding sequence atgaaaaggcaaaatcaAAGCTCTGTGGTTGAATTCATCCTCTTGGGCTTTTCTAACTTTCCTGAACTCCAGCAGCAgctctttggggttttcttgGTCGTCTATCTGGTAACCCTGTTGGGAAATGCCATCATTATAGTCATCATCTCCTTGGAACAGAGCCTCCATGTTCCCATGTACCTGTTTCTGCAGAACTTGTCTGTTGTGGATATGAGTTTCAGTGCAGCCATTATGCCTGAAATGCTGGTGGTCCTCTCTACTGAGAAAATGTCAATTACTTTTGCAGGCTGTTTTGCACAGatgtatttccttcttctttttggttGCACTGAATGTTCTCTCCTGGGGGTGATGGCTTATGACCGATTTGCTGCAATCTGTCACCCTCTGAGCTACCCAATGCTTATGAACAAAAGGGTTTTCATGAAATTAGTAATGTTCTCATGGGTCTCAGGGATCATGGTGGCTACTGTGCAGACCACATGggttttcagttttcccttctgtggCCCCAATGAGATCAATCATCTCTTCTGTGAGACTCCCCCAGTGCTAGAACTTGCATGTGCAGATACCTTTCTGTTTGAAATCTATGCATTCACTGGCACCATTTTGATTGTCATGGTTCCTTTCGTGTTGATTCTCTTGTCTTACATCCGGATTCTCTTTGCCATCCTGAAGATGCCATCAGCCACTGGGAGGCAAAAGGCCTTTTCCACCTGTGCCTCCCATCTCACGTCTGTGACCCTCTTCTATGGCACAGCTAGTATGACTTATTTACAACCCAAATCTGGCTACTCCCCAGAAACTAAGAAAGCCATGTCATTGGCTTACACGTCACTCACACCTCTGCTGAATCCACTGATCTACAGCTTGAGAAACAGTGAGATGAAAAGAGCTTTGATGAAACTGTGGCAAAGACAAGTGGATTCACATCCATTCTGGTTGTACTGA